The genomic segment TTCGGGCCTCTCCTCAGCGGGGCTGTCTTCCTTCAGCCTATCCAATGCGCTTGTTTCCGGCTGAAGCAAATCCTGAGACTCTGTCTCCACTTTTTCCTCGTCGAAACCTGTGTTTTTCTCTTTTTGTTCCATGTTTTCTTCCATCTTCTCAATTACCTCCTTGATAATCCACGCCGGGGTGGAAGCCCCTGCTGTGATGCCCACTGACCTTAGCCCTTTGAACCAATGCGGCCTAATATCTTCCGGCCCCTCAATCAGGCAGCTGTTTTTATTATAGCTCCTGCATATTTCCAACAGTTTGCGGGTATTTGAACTGTGCCTTCCCCCGATGATGATCATCAAATCAACTTTGGGAGCCAGTTCGGCCGCCGCTTTTTGCCTTTTCCTGGTAGCCGGGCAAATGGTTCGGATCACCTTAACCACGGGAACCTTTTCTTTCAGGTAGGAAACGAGTTCTTCAAACCGTTCCTCTTTCTCCGTGGTCTGGGCTAAGACCGCGACTTTATCGGGAAGCGCCGTTCTTTCCAATTCATGCCATGAAGCGGCGACAACCGCCGTCTCATCGGTCCAGGCGCGCAGTCCCTTTACCTCAGCATGCTCTTTGTCGCCCAGAATTATTACCTGGTACCCTTCCTCTTTTGCCTCGCGAGCCAGCTCCTGGGCCTTTTTGACAAAAGGACAGGTGGCATCGATGACCTGCCATCCTTTTGCCTGGAGTTCCGTCACCGTATTTGGTCCAACCCCATGCGACCGGATCAGTATTGCGTCGCCTTCGCCTGCTTCAACTCCAAGGTCTTCTTCGCCTGCGCTGATCACGCCCAGTTTTTCCAGGCGCTCAACTTCTTGCCGGTTGTGAATAAGCGGCCCCAGGGAAACCACGCGCTGGTTTTTGGCGCCTTCTTCAGCCATCTGGATAGCCCTTTTTACTCCCGCGCAAAAACCCGCTTCTTCGGCTAAAAAAATCTCCAAATAATCACACCACCATAAGCTCCAAACAACTTATAATTTTATCATAAGAGTATCTTGCCTGACAATGTTTCCAGACCTAAACTTTCAGTTAAAACATTCCTTATTTTATTTTGCCTTAGGCCTCTTTCAGCAAATCGTTGATTCTTGCGGCCAGTTCCGCGCATACCCTTTCCAAGTCTTCGCTTTTAAGTTTGGCTCCATAAAGCTCCGGGTACTGTATGGGTTTGCCTATTCTTACTTTGATCCGGCCGCGGATGGTGGCTGGAAAAGCCGTCCGGGTACCTATTAGACCCATAGGCACTATGGGTGCGCCAGCCTTTAAGGCAATCAAAGCAGCCCCTTGTTCAAACGGCAGCATTTCGCCCGTCCTGCTTCTCGTCCCCTCCGGAAAAATCCCGAGCACTTCACCTTTTTCCAGGTACCTAAGGGCCGTGCGCAGCGCGTTTTTATCCGCAACTTTCCGCTTTACTGGAAAACACTGGAGATGAGGCAGCACCCATTTTAAAAAAGGCATGTGAAACAGTTCTTCCTTGGCCATGAAGTGAACGATTCTATCCACTGAACAACCCATAACTGGCGGGTCCCAGTAAGAGACGTGATTAGCCGCCAGCACCACGGGCCCTGAGGAAGGCATGTTTCCAAGGCCTTCCACCTCCCAGCGGTTAAAAAGCGCAATCAACAAGCGTAAAAGTCCACGGGCAAAGCGGTAAAACATCTTACTTTTCTCCTCTATTTTTTCCTCTTTTCTCTTCACAAATCTTTAAAATATGTTTTACCACGGCTTCCTGCCTGACGCCGGTAGTATCGATGATTACCGAGTCGGGAGCAGGGCGGAGGGGATCCACCTCCCTGTTCTCATCAAGGCCGTCGCGCCGGGCCAGTTCTTTTTTAACAGAGTCGTAGTCACCCGCGTATCCTTTGCCCACCATTTCTTCGTACCTTCTACGGGCTCTTTCCTCCAGGGTCGCTGTAAGAAAAATCTTGCATTCAGCCTCCGGTAGAACGACAGTACCCACATCCCTGCCGTCCATGACAACGTTGCGGCCGCTGGCCATGGCTCGCTGCTTTCTGACCAGTTCCCGGCGTACTTCCCGGTGGGAGGAAACCAGGGAAACATTTTGGCTAATTAGCGGTTCCCGGATCGCTTCCGTTATATCCTCCCCCTCACAGATTATAAGCTGCTTGCCAGAGCCTGACGGCACCAGCCTGAAATCGGCCTCTGCAGCAAGCCGGGCCAGGCCCGGCCCGTCCTCACAGGAAATATTCCTTTTGACAGCCAGGTAAGTAACCGCGCGGTACATCGCGCCAGTATCAATATAAACAAAGCCCAGTCTTTTCGCCAGTTCTTTGGCTATTGTGCTTTTTCCTGCTCCCGCAGGTCCGTCGATCGCGATTTGGATAGGCTGCTCATCCCTTCGCTTTTCCTTATCCTTTTACGTAATATGCCAAATCAATTTTATCATAATGTAACGCGGTTTTTTAGAAACAATTTCGTTTAAACCGCCCCGCTTCCAAAAAACAACCTCGCCGCTTTCAGGAAGAATCTTTTTCCTGGACAAGGTCGGGGCGAAGTTTAACGGCATCGTTCAAATAAACAGGCCTTGGCTTCATGCCTTCTTCAAGGTAGGCATGGATAAGCACGCGAATACAACGGAGAATACCGTGCGGCACGTCAGCTTCCACCGCTCCCAGCAGGGCGGTTTCCGCCCACCCCATTTCCCGGCAAGCCTTGGCCGGAAACTCGGCTGTAAGGTCCGGGGTGGTGGTGAATATTACGCTCACCACGTTGTCCTCTTTCAGCCCGTTGGCCTCGATTAACTCCTTCATCAATCTTGCTGCTTCCCGCAGTATGGCCTCTTTTTCATTGGCCTCGACAGTAGTGGCTCCCCTTATTCCGTACAGCCTGCTCATCTGTCATCCTCCATATCGGGCGAGGCCCTGTGGCCCAGGCCAATTGCCACTTCGTCCAGGTGCAGCAAGCCGACTCCTAAAAAAACCGCCACGCTGATATGGTCATTTTGCCTGGCAATACCGATTTTACCTCCCACATTAAGGCCGAGGGCTTTGGGCATAATCTGCGAGATGGCTTCCCGGGCTGCGC from the Peptococcaceae bacterium genome contains:
- a CDS encoding 1-acyl-sn-glycerol-3-phosphate acyltransferase; protein product: MFYRFARGLLRLLIALFNRWEVEGLGNMPSSGPVVLAANHVSYWDPPVMGCSVDRIVHFMAKEELFHMPFLKWVLPHLQCFPVKRKVADKNALRTALRYLEKGEVLGIFPEGTRSRTGEMLPFEQGAALIALKAGAPIVPMGLIGTRTAFPATIRGRIKVRIGKPIQYPELYGAKLKSEDLERVCAELAARINDLLKEA
- the cmk gene encoding (d)CMP kinase; amino-acid sequence: MQIAIDGPAGAGKSTIAKELAKRLGFVYIDTGAMYRAVTYLAVKRNISCEDGPGLARLAAEADFRLVPSGSGKQLIICEGEDITEAIREPLISQNVSLVSSHREVRRELVRKQRAMASGRNVVMDGRDVGTVVLPEAECKIFLTATLEERARRRYEEMVGKGYAGDYDSVKKELARRDGLDENREVDPLRPAPDSVIIDTTGVRQEAVVKHILKICEEKRGKNRGEK
- the aroH gene encoding chorismate mutase: MSRLYGIRGATTVEANEKEAILREAARLMKELIEANGLKEDNVVSVIFTTTPDLTAEFPAKACREMGWAETALLGAVEADVPHGILRCIRVLIHAYLEEGMKPRPVYLNDAVKLRPDLVQEKDSS